A single genomic interval of Myxococcota bacterium harbors:
- a CDS encoding BamA/TamA family outer membrane protein, giving the protein MRPRYPRSLAALALLLCCSAGARADEEPPPPPPPAEVVGSISWHGVSALAESDLEARLFTQARPWWKPWVDRPGFDEATLEGDMQRIAATYREFAHYRTQASYSLIWDESHHQVEIAIDVDEGPAVHLDTLSVDLSQLPGGAERWKSRLVDKLPLKKGDLFTVGGYGGAKRALLQGLGNAGFADAQLSGGGVVDLATNTASVDWVVHPGPRVVVGQIHISGQKTVSDEVIRRELAFKPGDVYSEADVQKSQRQISDLGVFQSTVIELEPADPNTPPEGPPPGKLTRDVDVKVEERPLRNVRIGLGYGTEDRLRAQVGWLHRNVLGRADSLDIRARYSSITNEFQATLREPHMPDPRTTMWFDARIRDDTMPAYDDVALVTGVAVERPLRLGWSGHVGYNVEWTDVRKVASGIQSQLEQFRLGDIDIGIRRITADSLVDPTKGTWLETDIETASNVLGSEKNYVRWTLDGRAFLPIGPTVLAGRVTLATIAGYGDTANSELPVTKLLYAGGAATVRGYDFQHLGPDDAPGKAIGGQSLLTGSAELRFPIWGELHGATFVDAGQLSRDPWNWRPEKLRTAVGIGFRYSTPLGPVRVDIAGPLDPPAGVDHVRLWFAIGQPF; this is encoded by the coding sequence CCGAGTCCGACCTCGAGGCGCGCCTGTTCACGCAGGCGCGGCCGTGGTGGAAGCCTTGGGTCGACCGGCCGGGCTTCGACGAGGCGACCCTGGAAGGCGACATGCAGCGCATCGCGGCCACCTACCGCGAGTTCGCGCACTATCGCACGCAGGCGAGTTACTCCCTGATCTGGGACGAGAGTCACCACCAGGTCGAGATCGCGATCGACGTCGACGAGGGCCCGGCCGTGCACCTGGACACGCTGTCGGTCGATCTCTCGCAGCTGCCGGGCGGCGCGGAGCGCTGGAAGTCTCGCCTGGTCGACAAGCTGCCGCTCAAGAAGGGCGACCTGTTCACGGTCGGCGGCTACGGCGGCGCCAAGCGCGCGCTGCTCCAGGGCCTGGGCAACGCGGGCTTCGCCGACGCGCAGCTCAGCGGCGGCGGGGTGGTGGACCTCGCGACCAACACCGCGAGCGTCGACTGGGTCGTGCACCCCGGCCCGCGCGTCGTGGTGGGCCAGATCCACATCTCGGGCCAGAAGACGGTGAGCGACGAGGTGATCCGGCGCGAACTCGCCTTCAAGCCCGGCGACGTGTACTCGGAAGCCGACGTGCAGAAGAGTCAGCGCCAGATCTCCGATCTGGGCGTGTTCCAGAGCACCGTGATCGAGCTCGAGCCCGCGGACCCGAACACGCCGCCCGAGGGCCCGCCCCCGGGCAAGCTGACTCGCGACGTCGACGTGAAGGTCGAGGAGCGGCCGCTGCGCAACGTGCGCATCGGGCTGGGCTACGGCACCGAGGACCGGCTGCGCGCGCAGGTCGGCTGGCTACACCGGAACGTGTTGGGCCGCGCCGACAGCCTCGACATCCGCGCGCGCTACTCGTCGATCACCAACGAGTTCCAGGCCACGCTGCGCGAGCCGCACATGCCCGATCCGCGCACCACCATGTGGTTCGACGCGCGCATCCGCGACGACACCATGCCCGCGTACGACGACGTGGCGCTGGTGACCGGCGTCGCGGTCGAGCGGCCGCTGCGGCTCGGCTGGAGCGGTCACGTCGGCTACAACGTGGAATGGACCGACGTGCGCAAGGTCGCGAGCGGCATCCAGTCCCAGCTCGAACAATTCCGGCTGGGCGACATCGACATCGGCATCCGCCGCATCACCGCCGACAGCCTGGTAGACCCCACGAAGGGCACCTGGCTCGAGACCGACATCGAGACCGCCAGCAACGTGCTGGGCTCGGAGAAGAACTACGTGCGCTGGACGCTCGACGGGCGCGCCTTCCTGCCGATCGGGCCGACCGTGCTCGCCGGGCGAGTGACGCTCGCAACGATCGCCGGCTACGGCGACACCGCGAACTCCGAGCTGCCCGTGACCAAGCTCTTGTACGCAGGCGGCGCGGCCACCGTGCGCGGCTACGACTTCCAGCACCTCGGGCCAGACGACGCCCCCGGCAAGGCGATCGGCGGCCAGAGCCTGCTCACCGGCTCCGCGGAGCTGCGCTTCCCGATCTGGGGCGAGCTGCACGGCGCCACTTTCGTCGACGCCGGGCAACTCTCTCGCGACCCCTGGAATTGGCGGCCCGAGAAGCTCCGCACCGCGGTCGGGATCGGCTTTCGATACTCGACCCCCCTCGGACCGGTTAGAGTCGACATCGCCGGCCCCCTGGACCCCCCGGCCGGGGTCGACCACGTCCGGCTCTGGTTCGCGATCGGCCAACCGTTTTGA